A single window of Synechococcus sp. C9 DNA harbors:
- a CDS encoding heparan-alpha-glucosaminide N-acetyltransferase domain-containing protein, whose translation MSQRWLSLDVLRGMTMAAMILVNNPGSWAYVLPPLRHAEWHGCTPTDLIFPFFLFIMGAALPLSSRRGASPVRIWRRTLVLIALGLLLNGFPTYDWERIRLLGVLQRIALCYLTAMFVLHYTRPWVRRSLMVLILLSYAILLTWVPVPGVGLDPLTPTGNWGAWLDRWLLGTQHLYPLAPFFSQGDPESLLGTLPALVTVLLGVEAGLWLHKGGAPKTLALGGLVLLGLGYGWQGLLPWNKPLWTSSYVLWSGGWAVLALAGLHQWIEVWGRRGWCWPWLVFGRNAIVLFVGAGLLGRSLRFYRVGETPLGTWVFENAFVPWAGAWGGSLGFALVMVGLWWVALYGLYRWGVWVRV comes from the coding sequence ATGTCCCAACGTTGGTTAAGTTTAGATGTTTTGCGGGGCATGACCATGGCGGCGATGATCCTGGTCAATAATCCCGGTAGTTGGGCTTATGTATTGCCCCCTTTGCGCCACGCCGAATGGCATGGGTGTACCCCTACGGATTTGATTTTTCCATTTTTTTTATTCATCATGGGGGCGGCACTGCCTTTATCTTCCCGGCGGGGGGCTTCCCCGGTCCGCATCTGGCGGCGCACATTGGTTTTAATCGCTTTAGGTCTATTGCTGAATGGGTTTCCCACCTACGATTGGGAACGCATCCGTCTGCTGGGCGTACTGCAACGGATCGCATTGTGTTACCTGACAGCCATGTTTGTCCTGCATTATACCCGCCCGTGGGTACGCCGTAGCCTCATGGTATTGATATTACTTAGTTATGCCATTTTACTAACATGGGTGCCAGTGCCAGGGGTGGGGCTTGACCCGCTGACTCCGACGGGAAATTGGGGGGCATGGTTGGATCGCTGGCTCCTGGGAACCCAACATCTGTACCCGTTGGCGCCATTTTTTAGCCAGGGCGACCCGGAGAGTTTGCTGGGAACCTTACCCGCTCTGGTCACGGTGCTGTTGGGCGTGGAGGCGGGGCTGTGGTTGCACAAGGGCGGTGCGCCGAAAACCCTGGCGTTGGGCGGGTTGGTGCTGTTGGGGTTGGGGTATGGCTGGCAGGGGCTACTGCCCTGGAATAAACCCCTGTGGACAAGTTCCTATGTGCTGTGGAGCGGGGGTTGGGCGGTGTTAGCCCTGGCGGGTTTGCACCAGTGGATTGAGGTGTGGGGGCGACGGGGCTGGTGCTGGCCGTGGCTGGTGTTTGGGCGTAATGCGATTGTCCTGTTTGTGGGGGCGGGATTGTTGGGACGGAGTTTGCGCTTTTATCGGGTGGGGGAAACGCCCTTGGGGACTTGGGTCTTTGAAAATGCCTTTGTGCCCTGGGCGGGGGCGTGGGGGGGGTCTCTGGGGTTTGCTTTGGTAATGGTGGGGCTATGGTGGGTGGCGCTGTATGGGTTGTACCGCTGGGGGGTTTGGGTGCGGGTTTAA
- a CDS encoding ABC transporter permease, with protein sequence MGRWQQIRNYVLVRLLLAPVMLWTVVTLVFLLLRATPGDPVDAIYGGRAPASVKEALRVQLGLDQPLWGQYLAYLGQLLRGDLGTSLTEPGRSVGEIIGAYLPATVELGLAGFLVAAGLGVGLGLMTGSRPESSPLTIGGKVFSLVSYAVPLFWLGMLLQLWLSVNWRWFPLGVRFPVQEMPPAGATGLYVLDSLLAGNWRQLRIALHHLALPSLTLGVVLSGLLERMVRVQVRAQWRGDYVEAARARGIPVRWLLGHHVLPNALIPVVALLGLTLASLLGGAIVTEVTFSWPGLANRLYEAINLRDYPTVQGIVVFLAVVVVVLSILIDVLTAFIDPRVQL encoded by the coding sequence GTGGGGCGGTGGCAACAGATACGCAATTATGTGCTGGTGCGTTTGCTCCTGGCACCGGTGATGCTCTGGACGGTGGTGACGTTGGTGTTTTTGCTATTGCGGGCAACGCCGGGGGACCCGGTGGATGCGATTTACGGGGGGCGGGCACCAGCGTCGGTGAAGGAAGCTCTGCGGGTTCAGTTGGGCTTGGATCAGCCCTTGTGGGGGCAATACCTGGCTTATCTGGGGCAATTGCTCCGGGGGGATTTGGGCACCTCCCTGACCGAACCGGGGCGCTCGGTGGGGGAAATCATTGGGGCGTACCTCCCGGCTACGGTGGAATTGGGGCTGGCAGGCTTTCTGGTGGCGGCGGGGCTGGGGGTGGGACTGGGGTTAATGACTGGCAGTCGCCCGGAGTCTAGCCCTTTGACGATTGGGGGTAAGGTATTTAGTTTGGTGAGCTATGCGGTGCCCCTGTTTTGGCTGGGGATGCTCTTGCAGTTGTGGTTGAGTGTGAATTGGCGGTGGTTTCCCTTGGGGGTGCGGTTTCCAGTGCAGGAGATGCCCCCGGCGGGAGCGACCGGGTTATATGTGCTGGACAGTCTGCTGGCTGGTAATTGGCGGCAGTTGCGAATTGCCCTGCATCACTTAGCCCTACCGAGTCTGACCTTGGGGGTGGTCTTGAGCGGCCTGCTGGAACGGATGGTGCGGGTGCAGGTGCGGGCGCAGTGGCGGGGGGATTACGTCGAGGCGGCTCGGGCGAGGGGCATTCCCGTCCGGTGGCTGTTGGGGCATCATGTATTACCCAATGCCCTGATTCCGGTGGTTGCTCTGCTGGGATTAACCTTGGCTTCCCTACTGGGGGGGGCGATTGTTACGGAAGTGACATTTTCCTGGCCGGGGTTGGCGAACCGTTTGTATGAGGCGATCAATCTGCGAGACTATCCCACCGTGCAGGGAATTGTGGTGTTTTTGGCAGTGGTGGTGGTGGTTTTGAGCATTCTTATTGATGTATTAACCGCCTTTATTGACCCCCGGGTGCAGTTGTGA
- a CDS encoding DUF4346 domain-containing protein, with protein sequence MMSIDWAEQIRCIDENLSKRHLDLDPAGYFIIYIDPQEGYIYAKWFTTAIDARGLAVDPDTGQPIPARGAVQREPSHIFRGRTAKELCVQIFEECQTFQPVSQLSHAAYLGREFLRAEMALVRGEPYIQD encoded by the coding sequence ATGATGTCCATTGATTGGGCGGAACAAATCCGTTGCATTGATGAAAATCTTTCCAAACGCCACCTCGACCTCGACCCGGCGGGTTATTTCATTATTTACATTGACCCCCAGGAGGGCTACATCTACGCCAAATGGTTCACCACCGCCATTGATGCCCGGGGCTTAGCCGTTGACCCCGATACCGGCCAACCCATCCCCGCCCGGGGGGCCGTCCAACGGGAACCCAGCCATATCTTTCGGGGGCGCACCGCCAAAGAACTCTGTGTGCAGATTTTTGAAGAATGCCAAACCTTTCAGCCGGTCAGCCAACTCAGCCATGCGGCCTATCTGGGTCGGGAATTTCTGCGGGCGGAAATGGCTTTGGTGCGGGGTGAACCCTATATCCAGGATTAA
- the purB gene encoding adenylosuccinate lyase translates to MIERYTLPAMGKFWTETAKFQTWLDVELAVCEAQTTLGNIPVEIMTQIRQQARFDPQRIQEIEQTVRHDVIAFLTNLNESLGEAGRYVHLGLTSSDVLDTGLALQMVGSLEVILAQVEQLIQVVRSQAQRHRHTVMVGRSHGIHAEPITFGFKLAGWLAELLRQRERLTRLRTQVAVGKISGAVGTYAHLDPRVEVLACQSLGLTPDCASTQVISRDRHAEYLQVLALLGASLERFAVEIRHLQRTEVLEVEEFFAPGQKGSSAMPHKRNPIRSERLTGLARLLRGYATAGLENVALWHERDISHSAVERVAMGDASIVAHFMLVELTDLVQTLQIYPENMRRNLYRYGGVIFSQQVLLSLVQKGMSREDAYQLVQSLAHQAWNREGGDFRALVERDATVQKYLSPEAIAACFDPEAHLQNLDAIYQRLNI, encoded by the coding sequence GTGATCGAACGCTATACCCTGCCCGCTATGGGTAAATTTTGGACGGAGACTGCCAAGTTTCAGACCTGGCTGGACGTGGAATTGGCGGTGTGTGAAGCCCAAACCACCCTGGGCAATATTCCCGTTGAAATCATGACCCAGATTCGCCAACAGGCTCGGTTTGACCCCCAACGCATCCAGGAAATCGAGCAGACGGTGCGCCATGATGTGATCGCATTTTTAACCAATCTTAATGAATCGTTGGGGGAGGCGGGGCGTTATGTACATCTGGGGTTGACCAGTTCGGATGTGTTGGATACGGGGTTGGCGTTGCAGATGGTGGGGAGTTTGGAAGTCATCCTGGCGCAGGTGGAACAGTTGATCCAGGTGGTGCGCTCCCAGGCCCAGCGGCATCGGCACACGGTGATGGTCGGGCGTTCCCACGGCATTCATGCTGAACCGATCACCTTTGGGTTCAAGTTGGCGGGGTGGCTGGCGGAATTATTGAGACAGCGGGAGCGGTTGACCCGGTTACGCACCCAGGTGGCGGTGGGGAAAATCTCCGGAGCGGTGGGCACCTACGCCCATCTCGACCCCCGGGTGGAGGTACTGGCCTGCCAGAGTTTGGGCTTGACCCCGGATTGTGCCTCGACCCAGGTGATCAGTCGGGACCGCCATGCGGAATACCTCCAGGTACTGGCACTGTTGGGGGCTTCCCTGGAGCGGTTTGCGGTGGAAATTCGGCATTTGCAACGGACCGAGGTGCTGGAGGTGGAGGAATTTTTCGCCCCAGGACAAAAGGGGTCGTCCGCCATGCCCCACAAGCGCAATCCCATCCGTTCCGAGCGGCTCACCGGGTTGGCACGGTTACTGCGGGGGTATGCGACTGCTGGTTTAGAAAATGTTGCCCTCTGGCATGAGCGGGATATTTCCCACAGTGCGGTGGAGCGGGTGGCGATGGGGGATGCGAGTATTGTGGCGCATTTTATGCTGGTGGAATTGACGGATTTGGTACAAACCCTACAGATTTACCCGGAGAATATGCGCCGGAATTTGTATCGCTACGGTGGGGTGATTTTTAGTCAACAAGTCCTCTTATCCCTGGTGCAAAAGGGGATGAGCCGGGAGGATGCTTATCAATTGGTGCAAAGTCTTGCCCATCAAGCCTGGAATCGGGAGGGGGGGGATTTTCGGGCTTTGGTCGAACGGGATGCCACGGTTCAAAAGTATTTATCCCCTGAAGCAATTGCGGCTTGTTTTGACCCCGAAGCCCACCTGCAAAATTTAGATGCAATTTATCAACGGCTGAATATTTAG
- a CDS encoding PAS domain-containing sensor histidine kinase — protein MDVTSCLINCLPIGVVLTEEGGRILHCNQVMADWFSLDPQQVQGNGITEFWPELAAYLRWQELGGRVRLSTPEGWLMMRVLVRKLAQGAQGWLVWSFVPEHSRDLEQSQQEFIDTISHELRTPLTSIKGFVDTLLAPQNRFSRSQTRHFLEIVQTQVAQLSALVEGVLAVSRSPVLPGHFRPVQVGDLVPQVMQDLAVRHGEERVEWRIQDLPAVWSDPGLLVPILVQVLDYALTHTPVDTRVQVRGCPGGTGVQIGVPELDLGELWYPFGPTRPGMGLYVAQMLVERLQGRLLLGQGLTLELPRAARMTTPVAGLS, from the coding sequence ATGGACGTGACATCTTGTTTGATCAATTGCTTACCGATTGGGGTAGTCCTGACCGAGGAGGGGGGGCGGATTTTGCATTGCAATCAGGTGATGGCGGATTGGTTTTCCCTTGATCCCCAGCAGGTACAGGGCAATGGGATTACGGAATTTTGGCCGGAGTTGGCCGCCTATTTGCGGTGGCAGGAATTGGGGGGACGGGTGCGGTTATCCACCCCGGAGGGTTGGCTGATGATGCGGGTGCTGGTGCGGAAGTTAGCCCAGGGGGCGCAGGGGTGGTTGGTGTGGAGTTTTGTGCCGGAACATAGCCGGGATTTGGAGCAGTCCCAGCAGGAATTTATTGACACCATTAGCCACGAATTGCGTACCCCGTTGACCAGTATCAAGGGGTTTGTGGATACCCTCTTGGCACCGCAAAATCGTTTTAGCCGTAGCCAGACCCGCCATTTTTTGGAGATTGTCCAGACCCAGGTGGCGCAACTGTCCGCTTTGGTGGAGGGGGTGTTGGCGGTGTCCCGCTCGCCGGTACTGCCGGGGCATTTTCGGCCGGTACAGGTGGGGGATTTGGTGCCCCAGGTGATGCAGGATTTGGCGGTGCGGCATGGGGAGGAGCGGGTCGAGTGGCGCATTCAGGATTTGCCTGCGGTGTGGAGTGACCCGGGCTTGTTGGTGCCGATTCTGGTGCAGGTGTTGGACTACGCCCTGACCCATACGCCGGTGGATACCCGGGTGCAGGTGCGGGGTTGTCCGGGGGGGACGGGGGTGCAAATCGGGGTGCCGGAGTTGGATTTGGGGGAACTATGGTATCCCTTTGGGCCGACCCGACCAGGGATGGGGCTGTATGTGGCGCAGATGTTGGTGGAGCGGTTGCAGGGGCGGTTACTCCTGGGACAGGGACTGACGTTGGAATTGCCCCGGGCGGCTCGAATGACAACACCAGTAGCGGGTTTGTCCTAG